Proteins encoded within one genomic window of Candidatus Rokuibacteriota bacterium:
- a CDS encoding tripartite tricarboxylate transporter permease yields MWETLANLGAGLAASLEPLNFLMILVGLAIGIVAGALPGITMLNAVVLVLPFTYLMGIVPSLLLMTSIYIGGVFGGSITGILFNIPGDPMNVPTTWEGYQLNKKGQVRLALGLAIMSSAIGGFLSALILTFASPPFAKVALSFSTVEYFAVVLLGLASVAVIGQVSVPGALISLFTGMFLGTIGTESQYGITRFAFGIAFLETGVDFVTVLIGLFAIGEVLDQIATPRAGAEAAAPGDARPRLPSLRELWPLRGSLLRGLGTGVVVGAIPGTGATVASFVSYGLEKQMSRHPERFGTGVLEGLTASETSVNASTGGAMIPLLTLGIPGSGATAVMMGAFLLHGVQPGPLLFT; encoded by the coding sequence ATGTGGGAGACCCTCGCCAACCTCGGGGCCGGCCTCGCCGCGTCCCTCGAGCCCCTGAACTTCCTCATGATCCTGGTAGGCCTCGCGATCGGCATCGTGGCCGGCGCGCTCCCCGGCATCACCATGCTGAACGCGGTCGTCCTGGTGCTGCCGTTCACCTACCTGATGGGCATCGTCCCATCGCTCCTCCTGATGACGTCCATCTACATCGGCGGCGTCTTCGGCGGGTCGATCACCGGGATCCTCTTCAACATCCCCGGCGACCCGATGAACGTGCCGACCACCTGGGAGGGCTACCAGCTCAACAAGAAGGGACAGGTTCGCCTCGCTCTCGGGCTGGCCATCATGTCGTCCGCCATCGGCGGTTTCCTGTCGGCTCTCATTCTGACCTTCGCCTCGCCGCCCTTCGCGAAGGTCGCGCTCAGCTTTTCCACCGTGGAGTACTTCGCGGTGGTGCTCCTGGGGCTGGCCAGCGTCGCGGTGATCGGGCAGGTGTCGGTCCCCGGAGCGCTCATCTCGCTCTTCACCGGGATGTTCCTCGGGACGATCGGGACCGAGTCCCAGTACGGGATCACGCGCTTCGCCTTCGGGATCGCGTTCCTCGAGACCGGGGTGGACTTCGTGACCGTGCTCATTGGGCTGTTCGCCATCGGGGAGGTCCTCGACCAGATCGCGACGCCCAGGGCAGGAGCGGAAGCGGCCGCTCCGGGCGACGCCCGGCCGCGGCTGCCGTCGCTCCGGGAGCTCTGGCCGCTCCGGGGGTCGCTCCTGCGCGGCCTCGGGACGGGCGTCGTGGTCGGCGCCATCCCGGGGACCGGCGCCACGGTCGCGTCCTTCGTCTCCTACGGCCTCGAGAAGCAGATGTCGAGGCACCCCGAGCGCTTCGGGACAGGAGTGCTCGAAGGGCTGACGGCTTCGGAGACTTCCGTCAACGCGTCCACGGGAGGCGCCATGATCCCGCTTCTCACGCTCGGCATCCCGGGGAGTGGGGCCACGGCCGTCATGATGGGCGCGTTCCTCCTCCACGGGGTCCAGCCCGGCCCGCTCCTCTTCAC
- a CDS encoding tripartite tricarboxylate transporter TctB family protein — MVLVRGLAGPLLIFLAAVALFVAAGRLPVVPVPGQLGPDFWPRLVLVALMASCVLKLVEVARAKGPAATGSPGPQVGLPKLVGGIALVLGYPALAPLLGFPLTTALFLAAFMRLVGTRRVLPLTLTAALGTVSLLYVFVKVVYLPLPKGAGVFEDFTIFLYRLLRIF; from the coding sequence ATGGTCTTGGTCCGGGGACTGGCGGGACCTCTCCTGATTTTCCTCGCTGCCGTGGCCCTCTTCGTCGCCGCCGGGCGGCTCCCCGTCGTCCCCGTTCCGGGCCAGCTGGGCCCCGATTTCTGGCCACGGCTGGTCCTGGTCGCCCTGATGGCCTCCTGCGTTCTGAAGCTCGTCGAGGTCGCGCGGGCGAAGGGGCCGGCAGCGACGGGCTCGCCCGGTCCGCAGGTCGGCCTCCCCAAGCTGGTCGGCGGGATCGCGCTCGTCCTCGGCTATCCCGCGCTCGCGCCGCTCCTCGGCTTTCCGCTGACGACCGCGCTCTTCCTCGCGGCGTTCATGCGCCTCGTGGGGACGCGCCGAGTGCTCCCGCTCACGCTGACCGCGGCGCTCGGGACCGTCTCCCTGCTCTACGTGTTCGTCAAGGTCGTCTACCTCCCCCTCCCGAAGGGCGCCGGAGTTTTTGAGGACTTCACCATCTTCCTCTACCGACTCCTCAGGATCTTCTGA
- a CDS encoding alpha/beta hydrolase: MAAELAGVEVEEIVLPEDHDMVVHGMRLHYLDWGTRGCCPIVFLHGGALNAHTWDVVCLTLRPGYHCIALDQRGHGDSAWSPEMDYGPEAHLRDIEGFVERLGLDHFVLVGHSMGGLHAFLYAARHSGRLAGLALVDVGPDVRVDGAERIHRFVSQTAEVSSLDEAVQRALAFNPRRHPRLLRRSLLYNFRRLPDGRWTRKHDPRHWTGRGAADIAAQAREWWKDPERVSCPTLILRGAVSDVFHDEDAERFARALPNGRWVRVEDAGHTVQGDNPRGLAEALANFLRGIS, encoded by the coding sequence TTGGCGGCCGAGCTTGCGGGTGTCGAGGTCGAAGAAATCGTGCTGCCCGAAGATCACGACATGGTCGTGCACGGAATGCGCCTGCATTACCTCGATTGGGGCACTCGGGGCTGTTGCCCGATCGTCTTTCTCCACGGTGGCGCCTTGAACGCGCACACCTGGGACGTCGTGTGCCTCACGCTCCGGCCGGGGTACCACTGCATCGCGCTCGATCAGCGAGGTCACGGCGACAGCGCGTGGTCCCCCGAGATGGACTACGGCCCGGAGGCTCATCTGCGAGACATCGAAGGGTTCGTCGAGCGTCTCGGCCTCGATCACTTTGTCCTGGTTGGACACTCGATGGGGGGGCTTCACGCGTTTCTTTACGCAGCTCGGCACAGTGGCCGGCTCGCGGGCTTGGCCTTGGTCGATGTGGGACCAGACGTTCGGGTGGATGGTGCCGAGCGGATTCACCGATTCGTGAGCCAGACGGCCGAGGTAAGTTCTCTTGACGAGGCGGTGCAGCGGGCGCTCGCCTTCAATCCCCGTCGTCATCCCCGGCTGTTGAGGCGGAGCCTTCTGTACAACTTCCGCAGGCTGCCAGACGGGCGGTGGACCAGAAAGCACGACCCGCGGCACTGGACCGGCAGGGGCGCGGCGGACATCGCGGCACAGGCTCGAGAATGGTGGAAAGATCCCGAGCGAGTGAGCTGCCCGACTCTGATCCTCCGGGGGGCAGTGAGCGATGTCTTTCACGACGAGGATGCGGAGCGCTTCGCCCGGGCGTTGCCGAATGGGCGCTGGGTGCGCGTCGAGGATGCCGGGCATACAGTGCAGGGAGACAATCCCCGCGGCCTCGCCGAGGCGCTAGCGAATTTTCTGCGGGGCATCTCCTAG
- a CDS encoding NRDE family protein: MCLLAVVFGIHPEAPLVIAANRDERLTRPAEPVQVLCSTTPQILGGRDALAGGTWLAVNEHGLSAGLANRPSIGGRDLSRRSRGELPLILADHARAGDAVAAFGERVRCTEYNPCWLLVGDREALFYIVIGRSEKPEIIRLPPGIHVLENRPLDVVSAKAEMIRRALTPVGGWLGPTLVTQLHAVLRSHEFPARELPDDVDDDAGLRPPQVQAACVHTPDYGTRSASLIIVSSEPDSFPRVYYADGPPCMAPLLDASHLWSVRAAPAVGPRSSHER; the protein is encoded by the coding sequence ATGTGCCTCCTAGCTGTCGTCTTCGGGATCCACCCTGAGGCACCGCTCGTGATCGCGGCCAACCGCGACGAGAGGCTCACTCGCCCCGCCGAGCCCGTGCAAGTGCTGTGCTCGACCACCCCCCAGATTCTCGGCGGTCGCGACGCGCTTGCGGGTGGTACATGGCTCGCGGTGAACGAGCACGGACTCAGCGCCGGGTTAGCCAACCGCCCTTCAATAGGTGGGCGTGACCTGTCTCGACGCTCGCGTGGCGAGCTGCCCCTGATCCTCGCCGACCACGCGCGGGCCGGAGACGCCGTGGCGGCGTTTGGGGAGAGGGTTCGCTGCACGGAGTATAACCCGTGCTGGCTCCTCGTCGGCGATCGTGAAGCGCTGTTCTACATCGTCATCGGACGCAGCGAGAAGCCTGAGATCATCCGGCTCCCTCCGGGTATCCATGTGCTCGAGAATCGACCGCTCGACGTGGTGTCGGCGAAGGCCGAGATGATCCGCCGGGCCCTCACCCCCGTCGGCGGATGGCTCGGACCCACGCTGGTGACTCAGCTTCACGCTGTGCTCCGGAGCCACGAGTTCCCCGCCCGCGAGCTGCCGGACGATGTCGATGACGATGCCGGGCTGCGGCCGCCTCAGGTCCAGGCCGCGTGCGTGCACACGCCAGATTACGGGACTCGTTCCGCCTCGCTGATCATCGTGTCATCCGAGCCGGACAGCTTCCCGCGGGTCTATTATGCCGACGGACCGCCGTGCATGGCTCCGTTGCTCGATGCGTCGCACCTTTGGTCGGTCAGGGCCGCGCCGGCGGTCGGGCCCCGGTCATCGCACGAACGATGA
- a CDS encoding tripartite tricarboxylate transporter substrate binding protein gives MKSRHGVLLSLLIAAVLLSVGAPGLGQEKYPSRPIDFIVTWGTGGGADAMARTIGQHMQPVLGVAIPVSNVPGASGNTGLGQLQAGKADGYAVATYIMDTLATIPMGLSKYAVDDFAWIARTQVADSFFFVKSDSPYKTIQDVLRAAKENPGKIRVAATGYGTVDDITVRFFEKKGIKMTTVPYPKPGERYASTLGGHSEVLYEQAGDIVQYLKAGQLRPVIIFADKRHPAFPDVPASVELGYDIQLPQFRSIVAKKGTPPDRVKVLAEAVRKAMETSAYKSFAEEWYFRPDSFMPTEQFGPWIREQVTILDRYVKEFGLRR, from the coding sequence ATGAAGAGTCGCCACGGAGTGCTGCTGTCGCTTCTGATCGCTGCCGTGCTTCTCTCGGTGGGCGCGCCGGGCCTCGGCCAGGAGAAGTACCCGTCCCGGCCCATCGACTTCATCGTGACCTGGGGCACCGGCGGGGGCGCCGACGCCATGGCCCGGACCATCGGCCAGCACATGCAACCGGTCCTGGGCGTGGCCATCCCCGTCTCCAACGTACCCGGCGCCTCAGGGAACACCGGGCTCGGCCAGCTCCAGGCGGGCAAGGCGGACGGCTACGCGGTCGCGACCTACATCATGGACACGCTCGCGACGATCCCCATGGGCCTGTCCAAGTACGCGGTGGACGACTTCGCGTGGATCGCCCGGACGCAGGTGGCTGACTCGTTCTTCTTCGTGAAGAGCGATAGCCCGTACAAGACGATCCAGGACGTCCTGAGGGCGGCGAAGGAGAACCCGGGGAAGATCCGCGTGGCCGCGACCGGCTACGGGACCGTGGACGACATCACGGTACGCTTCTTCGAGAAGAAGGGGATCAAAATGACCACCGTCCCATACCCGAAGCCCGGTGAGCGCTACGCCTCGACGCTGGGCGGCCACTCCGAGGTGCTCTACGAGCAGGCCGGCGACATCGTCCAGTATCTCAAGGCTGGCCAGCTCCGGCCTGTGATCATCTTCGCCGACAAGCGTCACCCCGCGTTCCCGGACGTGCCCGCCTCGGTCGAGCTCGGCTATGACATCCAGCTCCCCCAGTTCCGCAGCATCGTCGCGAAGAAGGGGACGCCGCCCGACCGGGTGAAGGTCCTGGCCGAAGCGGTCCGGAAAGCGATGGAAACGTCCGCGTACAAGAGCTTCGCCGAGGAGTGGTACTTCCGGCCCGACAGCTTCATGCCGACCGAGCAGTTCGGCCCGTGGATCCGGGAGCAGGTCACCATCCTGGATCGCTACGTGAAGGAGTTCGGCCTCAGGCGGTAA
- a CDS encoding long-chain fatty acid--CoA ligase yields MDHAANPVVPAPAGTRATRRPWHRAWPRHLPFSLDYPDVPAWWILERNLERFADRVALRTLDHETGSELGALTYAGLWSSATAVAAGFARLGVGKGDRVALCLANGPELAASFYATWLLGATVVPLNPALTERELSWHAADAAPRLLVAGSSGAAVAAAVASRLGVTLVIAGGTEGPGPAGSLHFEELRREDGRGVSPARVNPGEDVAVLLYTGGSTGAPKGAMLTHRNLVANTIQFAEWYAFEPGAETCIGALPMFHSGGMSGVMNVPLYAGATILVFRRFNPATVARAVERFRATRLFGVPTMFIALLNHEAGRRADYSSLRACRTNAAPLPASVKAAFDELVGREVLIEGYGLTETSPLTHANPLHRARPGSIGIPLPDTDAKVVDLETGADLPAGEAGELVIRGPPVMKAYWNRPAETAQAFAGGWFHTGDVARMDADGYFVIVDRKKDQINTAGFKVWPREVEEVLYGHPAVRMVAVIGQPDAYRGEVVKAFVVLKEAYRGRVDEGALVAFCKAQLTGYKVPRVVEFRDELPVSATGKTLRRALRAHER; encoded by the coding sequence GTGGACCATGCCGCGAATCCCGTCGTCCCGGCCCCCGCGGGGACCCGCGCCACGCGGCGGCCGTGGCACCGCGCCTGGCCCCGGCACCTGCCGTTCTCGCTCGATTACCCTGACGTCCCCGCGTGGTGGATTCTCGAGCGGAACCTCGAGCGCTTCGCCGACCGGGTCGCGCTGCGGACGCTGGATCACGAGACAGGGAGCGAACTGGGTGCCCTCACTTACGCGGGCCTCTGGAGCAGCGCGACGGCCGTCGCCGCGGGCTTCGCGCGGCTAGGCGTCGGGAAGGGCGATCGCGTCGCGCTCTGCCTGGCGAATGGCCCCGAGCTGGCCGCCAGCTTCTACGCCACCTGGCTCCTCGGCGCCACGGTGGTCCCCCTCAACCCGGCGCTGACGGAGCGTGAGCTGTCCTGGCACGCGGCTGATGCCGCGCCCCGGCTCCTGGTCGCCGGTAGCTCGGGAGCGGCGGTCGCCGCTGCGGTCGCTTCCCGCCTCGGCGTGACGCTGGTCATTGCGGGGGGAACGGAGGGGCCGGGGCCGGCCGGGAGCCTCCACTTCGAGGAGTTGCGGCGCGAGGATGGCCGCGGTGTTTCCCCCGCGCGCGTGAACCCCGGGGAGGACGTGGCAGTCCTCCTCTACACGGGGGGCAGCACGGGCGCGCCCAAAGGGGCGATGCTCACCCACAGGAACCTGGTCGCCAACACGATCCAGTTCGCCGAGTGGTACGCCTTCGAGCCCGGGGCGGAAACCTGCATCGGCGCGCTGCCCATGTTCCACAGCGGAGGGATGTCGGGGGTGATGAACGTCCCGCTCTATGCGGGCGCCACCATCCTGGTGTTCAGGCGCTTCAACCCGGCGACCGTCGCGCGGGCCGTGGAGCGCTTCCGGGCCACGCGCCTCTTCGGGGTGCCGACGATGTTCATCGCGCTCCTCAACCACGAGGCGGGCCGGCGCGCCGACTACTCCTCCCTCCGCGCCTGCCGGACCAACGCCGCGCCGCTCCCGGCCAGCGTGAAGGCCGCCTTCGACGAGCTCGTCGGCCGCGAGGTGCTGATCGAGGGCTACGGGCTGACCGAGACCAGTCCCCTCACGCACGCGAACCCGCTCCACCGGGCCAGACCCGGGTCGATCGGGATCCCGCTCCCGGACACCGACGCGAAGGTCGTCGATCTCGAAACCGGCGCGGACCTCCCGGCCGGGGAAGCGGGAGAGCTGGTGATCCGCGGACCCCCGGTCATGAAGGCGTACTGGAATCGCCCGGCGGAGACCGCGCAGGCCTTCGCCGGCGGCTGGTTCCACACCGGCGACGTGGCCCGCATGGACGCGGACGGATACTTCGTGATCGTGGACCGGAAGAAGGATCAGATCAACACGGCCGGCTTCAAGGTGTGGCCGCGCGAGGTGGAAGAGGTGCTCTACGGCCACCCGGCCGTGAGAATGGTGGCGGTCATCGGCCAGCCCGACGCCTACCGGGGCGAGGTGGTCAAGGCCTTCGTCGTCCTCAAGGAGGCGTACCGCGGCCGCGTAGACGAGGGCGCGCTGGTCGCCTTCTGCAAGGCGCAGCTCACCGGCTACAAGGTCCCCCGGGTCGTCGAGTTCAGGGACGAACTGCCCGTGAGCGCAACCGGCAAGACGCTCCGCCGCGCGCTGCGCGCGCACGAACGCTAG
- a CDS encoding 2-oxoacid:acceptor oxidoreductase family protein, producing MTRQTTAEQLAPDQTASQRREILISGFGGQGVIRMAQILGLCAINQGHRVTMLKSHGTETRGGYVRAQLVISPEYVDSPVVENADVFVAFSAPAYKKFYDLCRGNILYDPEMVDEVRRDAPDRHVEIPATALAKEHFGNVLYANMIMLGALTRLARMDFEAMRRAMLAVIPRFHEQNLKALELGYHLEAVARVA from the coding sequence ATGACTAGGCAAACCACGGCCGAGCAGCTCGCGCCTGACCAGACCGCCAGCCAGCGGCGGGAGATCCTGATCAGCGGCTTCGGTGGCCAGGGCGTGATCCGGATGGCGCAGATCCTGGGCCTCTGCGCGATCAACCAGGGGCACCGCGTCACGATGCTGAAGAGCCACGGGACCGAGACCCGGGGAGGCTACGTGCGGGCCCAGCTGGTCATCTCGCCCGAGTACGTGGATAGCCCGGTGGTCGAGAACGCCGACGTCTTCGTCGCGTTCTCCGCTCCCGCCTACAAGAAGTTTTACGACCTCTGCAGGGGCAACATCCTGTATGACCCCGAGATGGTGGACGAGGTCCGCCGCGACGCGCCGGACCGGCACGTGGAGATTCCCGCCACGGCGCTCGCCAAGGAGCACTTCGGGAACGTGCTCTACGCCAACATGATCATGCTCGGGGCCCTCACGCGCCTGGCCCGGATGGATTTCGAGGCGATGAGGCGGGCCATGCTGGCCGTGATCCCGCGCTTTCACGAGCAGAACCTGAAAGCCTTGGAGCTGGGCTACCACCTCGAAGCGGTGGCCCGCGTCGCGTAG
- a CDS encoding 2-oxoglutarate ferredoxin oxidoreductase subunit beta, which produces MNKLAQKYLRPSQIPTKACHGCGIGMIENWLLQAIDELGLKQEDVVFGTGIGCVGRQTFATWGGDNFGATHGRALAVATGLKIAQPDKKYLVVVGDGDAAAIGTSHLIHAARRNLGVTVVCEDNMGYESTGGQFSPTTPAGYVTNSSPYGMVEPSFDPCDVVKAAGATFVAETTATQWHQTIKIVKKALQNDGFSFVHVRFPCNENFGAYALGTRDTLKNLEWIWEHTQGRTADGKPTDFTWETGIKHDASNSRPEFSKILRDLVRKAGGTPASAALDRVEGVVVDD; this is translated from the coding sequence ATGAACAAGCTGGCGCAGAAGTATTTGAGGCCGAGCCAGATCCCCACGAAAGCGTGCCACGGCTGCGGCATCGGGATGATCGAGAACTGGCTCCTCCAGGCCATCGACGAGCTGGGGCTCAAGCAGGAAGACGTCGTCTTCGGCACCGGCATCGGCTGCGTGGGGCGCCAGACCTTCGCGACGTGGGGCGGCGACAATTTCGGCGCGACCCACGGGCGGGCGCTGGCCGTGGCCACCGGTCTCAAGATCGCCCAACCCGACAAGAAGTACCTCGTCGTCGTCGGTGACGGCGACGCCGCCGCCATCGGGACCTCGCACCTGATCCACGCGGCCCGGCGGAACCTGGGGGTCACGGTCGTCTGTGAGGACAACATGGGGTACGAGTCCACGGGCGGGCAGTTCTCGCCCACGACGCCCGCCGGCTATGTCACCAACTCGAGCCCCTACGGGATGGTGGAGCCGTCCTTCGATCCGTGCGACGTCGTGAAGGCAGCCGGTGCGACCTTCGTTGCCGAGACCACGGCGACCCAGTGGCACCAGACGATCAAGATCGTCAAGAAGGCGCTTCAGAACGACGGCTTCTCCTTTGTCCACGTCCGCTTCCCGTGCAACGAGAACTTCGGCGCCTACGCCCTGGGCACGCGCGACACCCTGAAGAACCTGGAGTGGATCTGGGAGCACACCCAGGGTCGGACGGCGGACGGCAAGCCGACGGACTTCACCTGGGAGACCGGCATCAAGCACGATGCCTCGAACAGCCGGCCCGAGTTCTCCAAGATCCTGCGGGATCTGGTGCGGAAGGCCGGTGGGACGCCCGCGAGCGCCGCGCTGGACCGCGTAGAGGGGGTCGTGGTCGATGACTAG
- a CDS encoding 2-oxoglutarate ferredoxin oxidoreductase subunit alpha: protein MAVIEIALTERLVAPWAEWQKRYTAGRRLLEAGTYALTEGAIAAGCRVFAGYPITPATDIAEYMSKRLPQVGGYYMQAEDELAGMHMCAGASLGGLKAMTATSGPGYTLMHDAYGWAITNEIPLVVVDAMRVGPISGITGAPGQGEFYVARYCTHGGNIETIVLSPNSVQESFWLTIDAFNLAERFRTVVTILTDQVISDMFEDLFLPHDYAELGGIVVPRHHNLAMPFYPLNSDAVDVPPNVVGLGTGVCVSAYTHTEEGYDIEEMEAQWAQTYRLVNKIRHHRDQILRYEAVGLEDAEVVAVAYGAASRTVKTAVLGARRRGIRAGFLRLISLWPFADELFGRDVRYLVCELNYDGQLVREVMRAAPDKRKVHFMGKSAELHTVAEVTAALEGVARDGRVPGLPYIWTDV from the coding sequence ATGGCGGTGATCGAAATCGCGTTGACGGAGCGGCTGGTCGCCCCTTGGGCGGAGTGGCAGAAGCGCTACACGGCCGGCCGCCGGCTCCTGGAGGCCGGAACATACGCCCTCACTGAGGGAGCCATCGCCGCGGGCTGCAGGGTCTTTGCCGGGTATCCGATCACCCCGGCGACCGACATCGCCGAGTACATGTCGAAGCGCCTGCCCCAGGTTGGCGGCTACTACATGCAGGCCGAGGACGAGCTGGCCGGGATGCACATGTGCGCGGGCGCGAGCCTGGGCGGCCTCAAGGCGATGACCGCGACCTCGGGCCCCGGCTACACGCTGATGCACGACGCGTACGGCTGGGCGATCACGAACGAGATCCCGCTCGTGGTGGTGGACGCCATGCGGGTCGGCCCCATCAGCGGGATCACCGGTGCCCCGGGGCAGGGGGAGTTCTACGTGGCGCGCTACTGCACCCACGGGGGCAACATCGAGACGATCGTGCTCTCGCCCAACAGCGTCCAGGAGAGCTTCTGGCTCACCATCGACGCCTTCAACCTGGCCGAGCGGTTCCGGACCGTGGTCACGATTCTAACCGACCAGGTAATCTCGGACATGTTCGAGGATCTCTTCCTGCCCCACGACTACGCCGAGCTGGGCGGCATCGTCGTCCCCCGGCACCACAACCTGGCGATGCCGTTCTACCCGCTCAACTCGGACGCGGTCGACGTGCCGCCGAACGTGGTCGGGCTCGGGACAGGGGTCTGCGTCTCGGCCTACACCCACACCGAGGAGGGCTACGATATCGAGGAGATGGAGGCGCAGTGGGCCCAGACCTACCGGCTCGTCAACAAGATCCGTCACCACCGGGATCAAATCCTCCGCTACGAAGCCGTGGGCCTGGAGGACGCGGAGGTGGTCGCGGTGGCGTACGGGGCGGCCTCGCGCACCGTGAAGACGGCGGTGCTGGGGGCCCGCCGGCGGGGCATCCGGGCCGGCTTCCTGCGGCTCATCTCGCTCTGGCCGTTCGCCGACGAGCTGTTCGGCCGGGACGTGCGCTACCTGGTGTGCGAGCTGAACTACGACGGCCAGCTTGTCCGCGAGGTCATGCGGGCGGCGCCGGACAAGCGGAAGGTGCACTTCATGGGCAAGAGCGCCGAGCTGCACACGGTCGCCGAGGTCACGGCGGCGCTCGAGGGCGTCGCGCGGGACGGGCGGGTCCCCGGGTTGCCCTACATCTGGACCGACGTTTAA
- a CDS encoding 4Fe-4S dicluster domain-containing protein, giving the protein MPLFKPEKKQIAQNAGKWDVVISEDMCKACGFCLQICPVDVFAWRRTANRLGWFPMYVAHEANCIGCMLCYQICPDFCINVAPKAEAEPAVAS; this is encoded by the coding sequence GTGCCCCTCTTCAAACCCGAGAAGAAGCAAATCGCCCAGAACGCGGGGAAGTGGGATGTGGTCATCAGCGAGGACATGTGCAAGGCCTGCGGCTTCTGCCTCCAGATCTGCCCGGTGGATGTCTTCGCGTGGCGGAGGACCGCGAACAGGCTCGGCTGGTTCCCGATGTACGTGGCGCACGAGGCGAACTGCATCGGCTGCATGCTCTGCTATCAGATCTGCCCGGACTTCTGCATCAACGTGGCTCCGAAGGCGGAGGCCGAGCCGGCCGTGGCGAGCTAG
- a CDS encoding GntR family transcriptional regulator, with product MPRAPRNPAVRPLKRTRLLDQAASVLREAILSGGIPSGNRLRQVQLAAQLGISRTPLREALMKLEQEGLIELLPGGGLRAAVLNLDEAVELYDIREVLDGLAARLAAQRIAEPGVRDLERHLARMEKCLHRQDAHRWFVSHVAFHDAIFRASGNGRLQALSSVVRLSIQRFHPVLLTTPNRLAAAYREHREIFEAIRVHDPETSERVARAHIASAKEIVLKAISQAPSAVVSP from the coding sequence ATGCCTAGGGCTCCCCGAAATCCGGCTGTCAGGCCCTTAAAGCGGACCCGTCTGCTGGACCAGGCGGCGTCGGTGCTCCGTGAGGCGATCCTGAGTGGAGGGATCCCCTCGGGAAACCGGCTCAGGCAGGTGCAGCTCGCCGCCCAGCTCGGTATCAGCCGGACCCCCCTTCGCGAGGCGTTGATGAAGCTGGAGCAGGAGGGCCTCATCGAGCTGCTCCCCGGCGGCGGGCTCCGGGCGGCCGTGCTGAACCTGGATGAGGCCGTGGAGCTCTACGACATCCGCGAGGTGCTCGATGGCCTCGCCGCCAGGCTCGCGGCCCAGCGGATCGCCGAGCCGGGTGTTCGGGACCTCGAACGGCACCTGGCGCGCATGGAGAAGTGCCTCCACCGCCAGGACGCGCACCGGTGGTTCGTCTCCCACGTGGCTTTCCACGACGCGATCTTCCGCGCGAGCGGCAACGGGCGGCTCCAGGCACTGTCCTCGGTCGTGCGGCTCTCGATCCAGCGCTTCCACCCGGTCCTGCTGACCACCCCGAACCGGCTGGCCGCCGCCTACCGCGAGCACCGCGAGATCTTCGAGGCGATCCGGGTCCACGATCCGGAGACGTCCGAGCGCGTGGCCCGGGCCCACATCGCGAGCGCCAAAGAGATCGTCCTAAAGGCGATCTCCCAGGCGCCGAGCGCGGTGGTCTCGCCCTGA
- a CDS encoding tetratricopeptide repeat protein, with protein MVGCVVLVPVTGCASRGSVRLLKSDIAALNAKVEETNRALGQTVSTLSQTVTTVRETETGLARQARQTEGLGQRMGKVEERLQDVEGAIKGVKGAIDTLNAQVAKLVGRPSAAAPGAQSAEQLYASALGHYQSGNLGQAVLDFSDLVGGVPNHPLAEQAQFWIGAAYFAEQDFRQALAEFRKVVDQYPGGTKVPDALYRIGLSYRNLFETDRAREVWARLIREFPGSDAARTARTAMRARAPSPSE; from the coding sequence ATGGTCGGCTGCGTCGTTCTCGTTCCGGTGACAGGGTGCGCCTCCCGCGGCTCCGTGCGGCTCCTGAAATCGGACATCGCTGCGCTCAACGCGAAGGTCGAGGAGACCAACCGGGCCCTCGGGCAGACCGTTTCCACGTTGAGCCAGACGGTTACCACGGTCAGGGAGACGGAGACAGGGCTCGCGCGGCAGGCCCGGCAGACGGAGGGCCTCGGCCAGCGTATGGGGAAGGTGGAGGAGCGCCTCCAGGATGTCGAGGGGGCGATCAAAGGGGTGAAGGGGGCGATAGACACGCTGAACGCCCAGGTTGCGAAGCTGGTCGGGCGGCCATCCGCTGCCGCGCCCGGAGCCCAATCAGCCGAGCAGCTCTACGCGTCGGCCCTGGGCCACTACCAATCGGGGAACCTGGGCCAGGCGGTCCTCGATTTCAGCGATCTCGTCGGCGGCGTCCCGAACCATCCCCTGGCCGAACAGGCCCAGTTCTGGATCGGAGCGGCATACTTCGCCGAGCAGGATTTCCGCCAGGCCCTGGCCGAGTTCCGCAAGGTCGTCGATCAGTACCCCGGGGGCACCAAGGTGCCGGATGCGCTCTATCGTATCGGCCTGTCGTACCGCAACCTGTTCGAGACCGACCGCGCCCGCGAAGTGTGGGCTCGGCTGATCCGCGAATTCCCTGGAAGCGACGCGGCCAGGACCGCTCGAACGGCGATGCGGGCGCGTGCCCCCTCACCCTCAGAGTAG